A genomic region of Lytechinus pictus isolate F3 Inbred chromosome 2, Lp3.0, whole genome shotgun sequence contains the following coding sequences:
- the LOC135156226 gene encoding CST complex subunit STN1-like translates to MGIVVSIAERERFFNYAVDDGTGVIQCCCWKPKRDERSHNIHQTSIGDAEGELAASLFKRMEDSTQEVLTSYELGDLIHVRGRLKLFRGNIEVSASYFRKIQDPSYQTEMKRMEEIPILYQSVYDLPFVSEGGPSVCALEDKTALKREVQLIGEVHIKLLKLLQEKIIQNFYLHELETVAELLEIASLPCHEYQEDADRPHQRGRQIKNVFKNVTEKLENDGMVFRSSTEHGLYQAVPGNFRLNESILEILREDCQHPKFEGGCHYMHVTDRLRNHPGYENIGPDAVKEALSWLESNSEVISTTSKHYMAIT, encoded by the exons ATGGGAATTGTCGTCAGCATTGCAGAGAGAGAACGATTCTTCAATTATGCTG tTGATGATGGAACAGGAGTTATACAGTGTTGCTGTTGGAAACCTAAGCGAGATGAAAGATCACATAATATTCATCAAACATCCATTG GAGATGCAGAAGGTGAGCTTGCTGCATCCCTTTTTAAGAGAATGGAAGATTCCACTCAAGAAGTGCTAACATCATATGAGCTGGGTGATCTCATTCATGTTAGGGGAAGGCTGAAATTATTCAGAGGGAACATCGAGGTGTCTGCATCCTATTTCA GGAAAATTCAAGACCCTAGCTACCAGACGGAGATGAAAAGAATGGAGGAGATACCTATTCTTTACCAGTCTGTGTATGATCTTCCATTTGTCTCAGAAGGTGGTCCCAGCGTCTGTGCATTAGAGGATAAGACTGCTCTCAAAAGAGAG GTTCAGCTGATTGGGGAAGTGCATATAAAGTTGCTGAAGCTCCTGCAGGAAAAGATCATTCAGAACTTTTATCTTCATGAGCTTGAAACAGTGGCTGAACTGTTAGAGATAGCATCATTACCTTGCCATGAATATCAAGAG GATGCAGATAGACCACATCAACGAGGCAGACAGATAAAGAATGTCTTCAAGAATGTTACTGAGAAGCTGGAGAATGATGGGATGGTTTTCAGGAGTAGCACAGAACATGGACTTTATCAG GCTGTGCCAGGAAACTTCAGGCTGAATGAAAGTATATTAGAGATACTGAGAGAAGATTGCCAACACCCGAAAT TTGAAGGTGGATGTCATTACATGCATGTAACTGATAGACTACGTAATCACCCTGGCTATGAGAACATCGGCCCTGATGCAGTGAAGGAGGCCCTCTCTTGGTTGGAATCAAACAGTGAAGTCATCAGCACCACTTCAAAACATTACATGGCCATAACTTGA
- the LOC129276294 gene encoding uncharacterized protein LOC129276294 isoform X1, whose product MAGISNLNVPVVLLFSFAILQTSGYFDSSRSSDAFGRRFIVTLPIEVDTSIRMVHNIYVSSRSSEIVQVSVSRPNTSWTIPNVAIQPGIVANITLNMTGTLRIPFNPNGIPIQIDSQHDIGVWVIPGRGDSVLGGYRAIPMEALAQHYVSVMYPSSAFSSEVILFNPLNESNEINIYHQNTDMTITIDNVTRAVHTIPDIPNLLTIPKVDSAKISSSSDLSGLKISAAKAMWVTSGRNCSRSPQACNDLLEQPTPLGAWGQSFVIVPQITNGPSIMKLRIITAFLHIDTTVSTYTTSGLLMKNWTLTEKAVFKDINVTQGRLFTIRANKPIMVTQFYTDKQRRLDYAAMSNIPPVEQFTNRTVVFPAQNDRIFNNTLVVITRCEHRKDILLNNKDISNNYSVSVNFNSMQNSSVHGAYCVFNTTLVSGSNPGSHTLKLRSNANIGAVYSAIVYGVGTKEAYAYQVASDLQEIVCGMEGGHVSLCEFYIPPDYITPSMNDTNNPTGGSEDTNNTNRHNHTIAVVIVLVILSSLAIIIIVIVVLGSCAKDKGPRVAWRRLQNTEMHYDPSYDEDNVECNGHIVRVLG is encoded by the exons ATTCGAGTCGAAGTAGTGATGCATTCGGTCGTCGATTCATCGTTACCCTACCCATTGAAGTGGATACCAGTATACGAATGGTACATAATATTTATGTATCATCAAGAAGCAG cGAAATTGTACAGGTAAGCGTCTCAAGACCAAATACATCATGGACTATTCCCAACGTAGCAATCCAACCGGGCATCGTAGCCAACATCACCCTCAATATGACAGGAACACTCAGGATTCCTTTCAATCCTAATGGAATACCTATCCAAATCGATTCACAACATGACATCGGTGTGTGGGTCATCCCCGGTCGTGGGGATTCAGTTCTAGGTGGTTACCGGGCGATCCCAATGGAGGCACTTGCTCAACATTATGTTTCCGTTATGTACCCGTCTTCCGCTTTTTCATCAGAGGTCATTCTATTTAATCCTCTCAATGAAAGCAATGAAATCAACATCTATCATCAAAATACAGATATGACAATAACAATTGACAACGTCACGAGAGCGGTCCACACTATTCCTGATATCCCTAACTTGTTGACAATCCCGAAAGTGGATTCGGCAAAGATTTCCTCTTCTTCAGATCTGAGCGGATTAAAGATATCAGCTGCGAAGGCTATGTGGGTGACGTCTGGTCGAAATTGCAGTAGGTCTCCTCAAGCTTGTAATGACCTCTTGGAGCAGCCAACTCCACTTGGAGCATGGGGACAGTCGTTCGTCATCGTTCCGCAGATCACCAACGGGCCATCCATCATGAAACTTAGAATCATTACAGCCTTTCTACACATTGATACTACAGTGTCTACATACACCACATCAGGATTACTCATGAAAAACTGGACATTGACAGAAAAGGCGGTGTTTAAAGATATCAATGTCACACAAGGTAGACTATTCACGATTAGAGCCAACAAACCCATTATGGTCACCCAGTTCTATACGGACAAGCAAAGAAGGTTAGACTATGCTGCCATGTCTAATATTCCACCTGTTGAGCAATTCACTAATCGAACAGTTGTCTTCCCTGCTCAGAACGATCGTATATTTAATAACACACTGGTGGTAATAACTCGATGTGAGCACAGAAAAGACATTCTCCTCAACAACAAAGATATCTCAAACAATTATTCAGTAAGTGTAAACTTTAATTCGATGCAAAACTCTTCCGTGCACGGGGCATACTGTGTTTTCAACACCACATTAGTATCAGGGTCGAATCCTGGATCACATACTTTGAAACTCAGAAGTAATGCTAATATTGGCGCTGTCTATTCAGCCATTGTGTATGGCGTAGGTACAAAGGAAGCCTATGCCTACCAGGTAGCTTCAGATCTACAGGAGATTGTATGTGGTATGGAAGGTGGCCACGTTAGTTTATGTGAATTCTATATTCCTCCAGATTACATCACGCCTTCCATGAACGATACAAATAATCCTACAGGTGGATCTGAGGATACGAATAACACAAACA GACACAATCACACCATTGCCGTTGTCATAGTGTTAGTCATTCTCTCATCTCTAGCAATAATCATCATCGTGATCGTCGTCCTGGGGAGTTGTGCCAAGGACAA GGGACCAAGGGTGGCGTGGCGGAGATTGCAGAACACGGAGATGCATTACGATCCATCGTACGATGAAGATAATGTGGAG TGCAATGGGCATATAGTGCGTGTTTTAGGTTGA
- the LOC129276294 gene encoding uncharacterized protein LOC129276294 isoform X2: MAGISNLNVPVVLLFSFAILQTSGYFDSSRSSDAFGRRFIVTLPIEVDTSIRMVHNIYVSSRSSEIVQVSVSRPNTSWTIPNVAIQPGIVANITLNMTGTLRIPFNPNGIPIQIDSQHDIGVWVIPGRGDSVLGGYRAIPMEALAQHYVSVMYPSSAFSSEVILFNPLNESNEINIYHQNTDMTITIDNVTRAVHTIPDIPNLLTIPKVDSAKISSSSDLSGLKISAAKAMWVTSGRNCSRSPQACNDLLEQPTPLGAWGQSFVIVPQITNGPSIMKLRIITAFLHIDTTVSTYTTSGLLMKNWTLTEKAVFKDINVTQGRLFTIRANKPIMVTQFYTDKQRRLDYAAMSNIPPVEQFTNRTVVFPAQNDRIFNNTLVVITRCEHRKDILLNNKDISNNYSVSVNFNSMQNSSVHGAYCVFNTTLVSGSNPGSHTLKLRSNANIGAVYSAIVYGVGTKEAYAYQVASDLQEIVCGMEGGHVSLCEFYIPPDYITPSMNDTNNPTGGSEDTNNTNRHNHTIAVVIVLVILSSLAIIIIVIVVLGSCAKDKGPRVAWRRLQNTEMHYDPSYDEDNVEVDV, from the exons ATTCGAGTCGAAGTAGTGATGCATTCGGTCGTCGATTCATCGTTACCCTACCCATTGAAGTGGATACCAGTATACGAATGGTACATAATATTTATGTATCATCAAGAAGCAG cGAAATTGTACAGGTAAGCGTCTCAAGACCAAATACATCATGGACTATTCCCAACGTAGCAATCCAACCGGGCATCGTAGCCAACATCACCCTCAATATGACAGGAACACTCAGGATTCCTTTCAATCCTAATGGAATACCTATCCAAATCGATTCACAACATGACATCGGTGTGTGGGTCATCCCCGGTCGTGGGGATTCAGTTCTAGGTGGTTACCGGGCGATCCCAATGGAGGCACTTGCTCAACATTATGTTTCCGTTATGTACCCGTCTTCCGCTTTTTCATCAGAGGTCATTCTATTTAATCCTCTCAATGAAAGCAATGAAATCAACATCTATCATCAAAATACAGATATGACAATAACAATTGACAACGTCACGAGAGCGGTCCACACTATTCCTGATATCCCTAACTTGTTGACAATCCCGAAAGTGGATTCGGCAAAGATTTCCTCTTCTTCAGATCTGAGCGGATTAAAGATATCAGCTGCGAAGGCTATGTGGGTGACGTCTGGTCGAAATTGCAGTAGGTCTCCTCAAGCTTGTAATGACCTCTTGGAGCAGCCAACTCCACTTGGAGCATGGGGACAGTCGTTCGTCATCGTTCCGCAGATCACCAACGGGCCATCCATCATGAAACTTAGAATCATTACAGCCTTTCTACACATTGATACTACAGTGTCTACATACACCACATCAGGATTACTCATGAAAAACTGGACATTGACAGAAAAGGCGGTGTTTAAAGATATCAATGTCACACAAGGTAGACTATTCACGATTAGAGCCAACAAACCCATTATGGTCACCCAGTTCTATACGGACAAGCAAAGAAGGTTAGACTATGCTGCCATGTCTAATATTCCACCTGTTGAGCAATTCACTAATCGAACAGTTGTCTTCCCTGCTCAGAACGATCGTATATTTAATAACACACTGGTGGTAATAACTCGATGTGAGCACAGAAAAGACATTCTCCTCAACAACAAAGATATCTCAAACAATTATTCAGTAAGTGTAAACTTTAATTCGATGCAAAACTCTTCCGTGCACGGGGCATACTGTGTTTTCAACACCACATTAGTATCAGGGTCGAATCCTGGATCACATACTTTGAAACTCAGAAGTAATGCTAATATTGGCGCTGTCTATTCAGCCATTGTGTATGGCGTAGGTACAAAGGAAGCCTATGCCTACCAGGTAGCTTCAGATCTACAGGAGATTGTATGTGGTATGGAAGGTGGCCACGTTAGTTTATGTGAATTCTATATTCCTCCAGATTACATCACGCCTTCCATGAACGATACAAATAATCCTACAGGTGGATCTGAGGATACGAATAACACAAACA GACACAATCACACCATTGCCGTTGTCATAGTGTTAGTCATTCTCTCATCTCTAGCAATAATCATCATCGTGATCGTCGTCCTGGGGAGTTGTGCCAAGGACAA GGGACCAAGGGTGGCGTGGCGGAGATTGCAGAACACGGAGATGCATTACGATCCATCGTACGATGAAGATAATGTGGAGGTAGATGTCTGA